One window from the genome of Salvia miltiorrhiza cultivar Shanhuang (shh) chromosome 7, IMPLAD_Smil_shh, whole genome shotgun sequence encodes:
- the LOC130994254 gene encoding RING-H2 finger protein ATL29 → MIPNLATEAKRIMSTYKNADHNHSHSSKPKQYCNPVAALRFPPIPTGAMATGVAEPLPPSSSTAPTYSYPPVIIILTIVLLIFFFAGFFSIYFCRCFMQNLLCTWHLRRSTASAPAGGGASTGTVARGAGLDPSIVESFPSFTYSTVKDYTREKYGLECAICLVEFRSSDVLRLLTACCHVFHQECIDLWLESHKTCPVCRRNLNSPPPSPLKSPRLSVHENEGSHRNDSCSITIKEEEEEEEDNRSRGRGEGEEASCAAEQNEKEKFSRSHSTGHSIARNREGEERFTLILPEEVKSRIIRGHNSSKSWTSFGEYKVKNRTANDQSVAEASGMAAADDKV, encoded by the exons ATGATTCCAAATTTGGCCACAGAAGCTAAACGGATTATGTCAACATAT AAAAATGCAGATCATAATCATTCACATTCATCCAAACCCAAACAATACTGCAATCCTGTAGCAGCCCTGCGTTTCCCCCCAATTCCAACCGGGGCAATGGCCACAGGCGTCGCCGAACCCTTGCCGCCATCGTCCTCCACCGCGCCGACCTACTCGTACCCTCCGGTGATCATCATCCTCACCATCGTCCTTCTCATATTCTTCTTCGCCGGATTCTTCTCCATATATTTCTGCCGCTGCTTCATGCAGAACCTCCTCTGCACGTGGCACCTCCGCCGCAGCACCGCCAGCGCCCCCGCGGGGGGCGGGGCCTCCACCGGCACCGTGGCTAGGGGCGCCGGCCTCGACCCCTCGATCGTCGAGTCCTTCCCGAGCTTCACCTACTCGACCGTGAAGGATTACACGAGGGAGAAATACGGCCTCGAGTGCGCCATCTGCCTTGTGGAATTCCGCAGCAGCGACGTGCTCCGCCTCCTCACCGCCTGCTGCCACGTCTTCCACCAGGAATGCATCGACCTCTGGCTCGAGTCGCACAAGACCTGCCCCGTCTGCCGCCGGAACCTCAACTCCCCGCCGCCGTCGCCCCTCAAATCGCCGCGTTTGTCCGTCCATGAAAACGAGGGGAGTCACCGAAACGATAGCTGCAGCATCACCATCaaggaggaagaggaagaggaagaggataATCGGAGTCGAGGAAGGGGAGAGGGCGAGGAGGCCTCGTGCGCGGCGGAGCAGAATGAGAAGGAAAAGTTCTCGAGATCGCACTCGACAGGGCACTCCATAGCGAGGAATAGGGAAGGGGAGGAGAGGTTTACCCTAATTTTGCCTGAGGAGGTGAAGTCGCGGATCATTAGGGGACATAACTCCAGCAAGAGTTGGACGAGTTTCGGTGAGTATAAAGTTAAGAACAGGACTGCAAATGATCAGAGTGTTGCGGAGGCTTCTGGGATGGCTGCAGCAGACGACAAAGTATAG